A genomic region of Dioscorea cayenensis subsp. rotundata cultivar TDr96_F1 chromosome 25, TDr96_F1_v2_PseudoChromosome.rev07_lg8_w22 25.fasta, whole genome shotgun sequence contains the following coding sequences:
- the LOC120252913 gene encoding LOW QUALITY PROTEIN: GPN-loop GTPase QQT1 (The sequence of the model RefSeq protein was modified relative to this genomic sequence to represent the inferred CDS: deleted 1 base in 1 codon) — translation MVFGQVVIGPPGSGKTTYCNGMSQFLKLIGRKVAVVNLDPANDALPYECAVNIEDLVRLSDVMLEHSLGPNGGLVYCMDYLEKNIDWLESKLKPLVKDHYLLFDFPGQVELFFLHSNAKNVIFKLMKKMNLRLTVVHLVDAHLCCDPGKYVSALLLSLSTMLHLELPHINVLSKIDLVESYGRLAFNLDFYTDVQDLSYLQYHLDQDPRERNCRKLTKELCGVIEDYSLVNFTTLDIQDKESVGNLVKVIDKSNGYIFAGIEGSVVEFSKIAAAPLDWDYYRTAAVQEKYMKDDDDD, via the exons ATGGTGTTCGGGCAAGTGGTGATCGGCCCTCCGGGCTCCGGCAAAACCACGTATTGCAATGGCATGTCCCAGTTCCTCAAGCTCATCGGCAG GAAGGTAGCAGTCGTCAATTTGGATCCTGCCAATGATGCCTTGCC ATATGAGTGTGCGGTTAATATCGAGGATCTTGTGAGACTCAGTGATGTTATGCTTGAGCATTCACTTGGTCCAAATGgag GTCTTGTTTATTGCATGGATTACTTGGAGAAGAACATTGACTGGTTGGAGTCTAAATTAAAGCCTCTGGTTAAAG ATCATTACCTTCTCTTTGATTTTCCTGGCCAAGTTGAACTTTTCTTTCTCCATTCTAATGCAAagaatgttatttttaaacttatgaagaagatgaaccttCGG TTAACTGTTGTTCACTTGGTTGACGCCCATCTATGTTGTGATCCTGGAAAATATGTGAGTGCATTGCTTCTTTCATTGTCAACCATGTTGCATTTGGAGCTTCCTCACATTAATGTCCTCTCCAAGATTGATCTTGTTGAGAGCTATGGGAGACTAG CTTTCAATCTTGACTTTTACACAGATGTTCAAGATCTGTCTTATTTACAGTATCATCTCGATCAGGATCCACGCGAGAGAAA TTGCAGGAAGCTTACAAAGGAGTTATGTGGTGTCATTGAAGATTATAGCCTTGTTAACTTTACCACTTTGGACATTCAA GATAAAGAAAGTGTTGGAAATCTTGTGAAGGTGATAGATAAAAGCAACGGGTATATA TTTGCTGGGATAGAAGGAAGTGTTGTCGAGTTCAGCAAAATTGCAGCAGCTCCTCTTGACTGGGACTACTATAG GACAGCGGCTGTACAAGAGAAGTATATGAAGGACGATGATGATGACTAG
- the LOC120252967 gene encoding protein disulfide-isomerase-like, with the protein MAISRVWIHCAIVALAVAACVLPALAEESGSEEPSSVLTLDVANFSETIAKHPFIVVEFYAPWCGHCKRLAPEYEKAATILSKHDPPIVLAKVDANEEINKELATKYEVKGFPTLKILRNAGTNIQDYKGPRDADGIVEHLKKQVGPASAEIKSSEDASNLIGVKKVFVVGVFPEYSGEEYMNFMAVAEKLRSDYDFGHTSDAKFLPRGHLNIYKPTVRLFKPFDELFVDTQDFDIDAFQTFIESSSVPIVTTFNKDPNNHQYITKFFNNAHAKAMLFLNFSIENIDSFKSKYQEIAEHYKGKGISFLVGDLDASQGALQYFGLEAEQTPLIVIQDINGVKFVKVHLEPDQIATWLKEYKDGNLTPFRKSEPIPEVNDEPVKIVVADNLKDVVFDSGKNVLLEFYAPWCGHCKKLAPILDEVAVSFENDANVIIAKMDATANDVPNEFEVRGYPTVFFSSASNKIVQYDGDRTAGDIINFIQKNRDTDKDTPVQSNTGKDEL; encoded by the exons ATGGCGATCTCTAGGGTTTGGATCCATTGCGCCATCGTAGCGTTGGCCGTTGCCGCGTGCGTACTGCCGGCTTTGGCGGAGGAGAGTGGATCGGAGGAGCCGTCGTCGGTGCTCACCCTCGATGTGGCGAACTTCTCGGAGACGATCGCAAAGCACCCCTTCATTGTCGTCGAGTTCTATGCTCCATG GTGTGGGCATTGTAAGCGACTTGCTCCTGAG TATGAGAAGGCTGCCACCATATTGAGCAAGCATGATCCTCCAATTGTTCTAGCTAAAGTTGATGCTAATGAAGAAATAAACAAGGAACTTGCCACTAAGTATGAGGTGAAGGGCTTCCCCACGCTCAAGATCCTAAGGAATGCAGGAACGAACATTCAGGATTATAAAGGTCCTCGAGATGCTGATGGCATAGTTGAACATCTTAAGAAGCAAGTTGGTCCTGCATCTGCTGAAATTAAATCTTCAGAGGATGCTAGCAATCTTATTGGTGTCAAGAAAGTTTTTGTT GTGGGAGTGTTCCCTGAATATTCTGGCGAGGAGTACATGAACTTCATGGCTGTTGCAGAAAAGTTGCGCTCTGACTATGATTTTGGTCACACTTCAGATGCCAAGTTTCTTCCGCGTGGGCATTTGAACATATATAAGCCCACAGTTAGATTATTCAAGCCTTTTGATGAACTTTTTGTTGATACCCAG GATTTTGATATTGATGCTTTTCAAACCTTCATTGAGAGCTCCAGTGTGCCAATTGTTACTACCTTTAACAAGGATCCGAACAACCATCAATACATAACTAAATTCTTCAACAATGCTCATGCCAAA GCTATGCTCTTTCTGAACTTCAGCATTGAGAATATTGATTCTTTCAAGTCCAAATACCAAGAAATTGCTGAGCACTACAAAGGGAAGGGTATAAGTTTTCTTGTTGGTGATCTTGATGCCAGTCAAGGCGCCTTACAG TATTTTGGACTTGAAGCAGAGCAGACGCCCCTCATAGTCATTCAAGACATTAATGGGGTTAAATTTGTGAAAGTTCATTTGGAACCTGATCAAATTGCAACTTGGTTGAAGGAGTACAAG GATGGTAACTTGACACCCTTCAGAAAGTCAGAGCCTATTCCTGAGGTTAATGATGAGCCGGTGAAGATTGTTGTGGCGGACAACCTTAAAGATGTCGTTTTCGACTCAGGAAAGAATG TTCTCCTTGAATTTTATGCACCATGGTGCGGACATTGTAAGAAACTAGCACCTATCTTAGATGAAGTGGCTGTTTCATTTGAAAATGATGCTAATGTGATCATTGCAAAGAtg GATGCCACTGCAAATGATGTTCCAAATGAGTTTGAAGTGCGGGGTTACCCAACTGTCTTCTTTTCCTCAGCCAGCAACAAGATTGTGCAGTATGACGGAGATAGGACAGCCGGAGACATCATTAATTTTATTCAGAAAAACAGGGACACGGACAAGGACACTCCAGTCCAATCCAACACTGGAAAGGATGAACTATAA
- the LOC120252952 gene encoding TOM1-like protein 3, which yields MANAAVACAERATNDMLIGPDWAINIELCDILNMDPGQTKDVMKVLKKRLGTKNPKIQLLTLFVLETLSKNCGDHLHQQIVERDVLHEMVKVVKKKPDLNVREKILILIDTWQEAFGGAGGRYPQYHAAYRELRAAGVEFPPRAENTSPLFTPPQTHPITYPADNTSTYHDAALEASLQSDVSTLSVNEIQNARGIVDVLTEMLSALDPNNAEGVKQEIIVDLVEQCRTYQKQVMHLVNNTGDEGLLFQALALNDDLQRVLERHDELAKGSSAIGSAPVSAAPLVNVSHEEDELEDDFSQLSRRTRDSSSGLTRKSSVPSTEQKPISPLLPPPPSSKKPISIDAGPVDYLSGDAYGSEKPTEKHAEPPPPPALSMASPPPPSSSPSLYPTLPQFDDEPIPTSKPVPEPIPKAPWDTQPSGSLPPPPSKYNQRQQFFEQQQASSGSNTSSPYNDLLAQAENLALYQEDTDIARHHVPRRLDVQESSSTPTKQTKQEDMLFKDLVDFAKAKSSSPAKPSSQRTR from the exons ATGGCCAACGCCGCGGTGGCGTGTGCGGAGAGAGCGACGAATGATATGCTGATCGGTCCGGATTGGGCGATAAACATAGAGCTTTGTGATATTCTGAATATGGATCCTGG GCAAACAAAGGATGTGATGAAGGTGCTTAAGAAGCGCCTTGGAACTAAAAATCCCAAAATACAGCTTCTTACTCTTTTT GTCTTAGAGACGTTAAGCAAAAATTGTGGAGACCATTTGCACCAGCAAATTGTTGAACGTGATGTTTTACATGAAATGGTTAAAGTAGTGAAGAAAAAG CCGGATCTAAATGTGAGAGAGAAGATATTGATTCTCATAGACACTTGGCAAGAAGCTTTTGGAGGAGCTGGAGGGAGATATCCCCAGTACCATGCTGCATATCGTGAACTAAGG GCTGCTGGAGTAGAATTTCCACCTCGTGCAGAAAATACTTCACCATTATTTACTCCACCCCAAACTCATCCTATTACATATCCAGCTGACAACACTTCAACATACCATGATGCTGCCCTAGAAGCTTCGCTGCAATCTGATGTTTCTACTCTTAG TGTGAATGAGATCCAAAATGCTCGAGGAATAGTTGATGTCTTGACAGAGATGCTCAGTGCTCTAGATCCTAACAATGCAGAG GGTGTGAAGCAAGAAATTATTGTTGACCTAGTTGAGCAGTGTCGCACATATCAAAAACAAGTCATGCATCTTGTGAACAATACAGG AGACGAGGGGCTGTTGTTTCAGGCTCTGGCACTGAATGATGATTTGCAGCGTGTGCTTGAGCGTCATGATGAACTAGCGAAGGGATCTTCTGCCATAGGATCTGCACCAGTTTCAGCTGCACCTCTTGTTAATGTGAgccatgaagaagatgaattgGAAGATGACTTTTCTCAGCTATCCCGCAG GACAAGAGACAGTTCATCAGGGTTGACTAGGAAGTCTTCGGTACCCAGCACTGAGCAGAAACCTATCAGCCCTCTCCTGCCTCCTCCTCCATCATCAAAGAAGCCTATCAGCATCGACGCAGGCCCTGTGGATTATCTCAGTGGCGATGCCTACGGATCAGAAAAACCCACAGAAAAGCACGCTGAGCCACCTCCTCCACCGGCTTTATCCATGGCATCTCCGCCGCCCCCTTCCAGCTCCCCATCACTGTACCCAACCCTTCCTCAATTTGATGACGAACCTATTCCAACATCAAAACCAGTTCCAGAACCCATTCCAAAGGCTCCATGGGACACCCAGCCTTCTGGTTCACTGCCACCGCCACCATCAAAGTACAACCAAAGGCAGCAGTTTTTCGAGCAGCAGCAAGCCAGCTCCGGCAGCAACACAAGCTCTCCATACAATGACTTGTTAGCACAGGCCGAGAACCTCGCTCTCTACCAGGAAGACACCGACATCGCCAGGCATCATGTCCCACGTCGTTTGGATGTTCAGGAATCATCATCGACACCAACCAAACAGACCAAACAGGAGGATATGCTGTTTAAGGATCTCGTGGATTTTGCGAAAGCTAAGTCGTCATCTCCAGCCAAGCCTAGTAGCCAGAGAACGCGGTGA